Within Candidatus Hydrogenedentota bacterium, the genomic segment CGCGCGCCATGCGCAGGCCCGTCGCGGAGTACAGGGCCGAGGCCGAATCCACCCGGTCGCGCCGCGAGCTTTCCCGGCTGATGGCCGATTTCATGTCCGACTGGTTCCACTCCTACTTCCCCCCCGAGGGGCCGGCGTGGCACGTCCGCCTGATGATGCGGACCCTGCTGGAGGCGTCCCCGTCGCTGCAGCAGATCGTGGACCAGGTGTTCCGTCCGGACCACAGCGAGCTGGAGGGGCTGCTCCGGGCGGTCTGCCCCGGCATGACGGAGGAGCAGGCGCGGTTTTGCGCGTTCACGCTCTCCGCGCAGATCACTTTTTTCATCATGGCCAAGGCGCCGATCCTGCTGTTCCTGCGCATGCGGGACTATGACCCGGCGTTTCTTGATTCGGCGTGCGGCCACGTGACCCGCGTCGTCTTTGCGATGCTCCGGGAGTACGGCGCCCCCATCACCCTTCCCGCAACCTGAACGGATTCTCCATACCCATGAAAGTGATTCTCAAAGCTGTTTCAAATCTTGTGCTGATCGCGGTGCTGGCCGGGGCCGCCTACCTGCTTCTCACCCGGATGGGCGGGAACAAGGAGGAGGAGGCCGCCCCCGCGGCCGAGCGGGTGGTTCCCGTCTCCGTCACGCCCCTGGAGACGCGCGCTTTCGAGGACCGCGTGGCGGTCCAGGGAAACATTCGCGCCAAGAACTTCGCCATGGTGTCCCCCGTGATCGGCGGCACCATCGGGGAGATTTTCGTCCGCGAAGGCGACGCCGTGAAGGCGGGCGAGACGGTGCTTTTCAC encodes:
- a CDS encoding CerR family C-terminal domain-containing protein, with translation MNPPLDGTKLALVEAAGPLFAEHGLEGTSIRAIAERAKANVAAVNYHFGSKENLYTEVLRHVATRAMRRPVAEYRAEAESTRSRRELSRLMADFMSDWFHSYFPPEGPAWHVRLMMRTLLEASPSLQQIVDQVFRPDHSELEGLLRAVCPGMTEEQARFCAFTLSAQITFFIMAKAPILLFLRMRDYDPAFLDSACGHVTRVVFAMLREYGAPITLPAT